In Pseudobdellovibrio exovorus JSS, the genomic stretch GTTTTTCAATAATGCACCAATTCCATTTAAGGCAGGGGCTTTGCGTGAGGGTGTAGACCCCGTTCCTAGCTATGATTCATTTGCTGAAAGACTAACTTACACAACCAATCTTGAGATTGGTTTGAACTATTTATTTTAAGGAGTTCGCCTGTGCAAAACACGTATGTGAAAAAAACTTCGGCGAAATATGCCTTGGCGATTATCCTCGTGAATTCGTTATGCTGGAATGTTTTGGCTCAAGAGCAGAACGCAGAAGATATGGATGTTATCGGGGTCGAAAGTTTATATCGTAATAATCCACCTCCAGTTCAGACAGCTCCGGCACCTGTTGTTTCTGAGCCGACAACGGCAAAAGAACAACAAGAGTTACAGGCTATTCAAAGTAATCCTGAAGTGCAAAATAGCCGTGTACGCAGTTTGACAGATTTAAATCAGCTATCACCATTCCAAGATATTTCAGTTATTCAGAAGAAATACCTTCCTAAAACAGAGCGCTTTCAAATTTACGCAGCAGGTGGACTCACAACGAATTCCCCTTGGTTCACAAATTTAGGGGCTAAGTTGAATTTAGGTTATCACTTTAGTGAGTCATGGGGATTAGAGCTTTCAGGAATGTTCTTAAGTAATTCTGAAAATCAATCGGCAAAAGATTTACGAACAAATAATAACTTACAGCCAGATAAGTTTGTGACCACGAAGTATAATATGGGATTGGATTTGATTTGGTCGCCGATCTACGGGAAGCTGACGACGCTAGACAATCGGATCATTCCATTTGATATGTATTTCTCTTTTGGTGGTGGGGTCTCAAATACGACATCGCAGGAAAAAACAGTTCCGACCTATCATATAGGTACGGGACAAATCTTTGCTATTTCTAAGTCTATGGCATTTCGTTGGGACTACAGTTGGAATTTCTATCAAGCAACTCCGGTTGCAGATGCTACGGGTACAGTGGCGCCATCGAAAACGACTTATAATGATTTGATATTCACAGCTGGTATCAGCTTTTTCTTTCCGGAGGCTAGCTACAGATGATAAAAACAAGTTTGATTCTGATACCAATTTTAATTGCATCCTTATCAGCGCAAGCCCAACAACCGGAAGGGCGTTCCTATAGAGCACAGATAGAAAATTCAGTGAATCTTATTAAAACTGGTAAAAATCTAGCGGCAGCTCAACAGCTTTTAGGTCTTTCTAGAACCAGTACGATTCCGGCTGAACGTGCACGTATTAAGTATCTATTTGGATTGTCGCTTATGGAACTTAACTTAAATCAAACGGCAGCCTTTCAATTTGCTGAGCTGATTCGTACCGGAGACCCTTCTTGGACGAAGCAGGCCATCGAGAAACTTTTAGTCGTAACAGATAAGTTAGGTGATGAAACACTACTGAACTTCGCGATTCAGCGTGTAGATATTAATCAAATCCCAGCGCAAAACCGCGAAATGTTATTTTATCGTTTAGCCGAAACAAAGCATAAAGCGGGTTTAGCGAAAGAAGCGATTGAGTTCTACAGCAAAGTGACCCCAAGAAGTCGTTATTATTTTAATGCTCTTTATAATATGGGATTAGCTCAAGCCGAGTCGAACCAACCAGATCTAGCATTACAGAGCTTCCGCCGCCTGTTGAACAGTCGCGCGAAAGCTAATGTAACAGATACTAATAAAGTTGCGGCACAGATGGCGATTGCTCGTGTGCTTTATCAAAAGCAGGATTGGGCGAAGTCAATTGAGGCGTACTCTTTGATTCCACGTGACCATAAATACTGGCATGATGCTCTTTTTGAAAAAACATGGGCTATGCTGAGAGCAGCGCGCTTTCGTTCAACACTAAGTAACTTCCAGTCTCTACATTCATCGTATTATGAAGATGCTTATCTTCCTGAGACTTTATTGCTGCGCTCGATTGTGTATCTGTATATTTGTCAGTACGACGAGATGGAAAAAGTTCTTTCGCTTTATGAGCGTCAGTACGGGCCGGCACTTACACGTGTAAATAATTTTTTGAAAAACACAAATAGCGATATGTATTTCCAAGAGGTAAATAAAACTTACCAATTGAAAAAGAATACAGATGATAAAAAGCAACTGGCATTGCCTTATAATATCTTAAAGCGTGTGAGCGAAGAAGGGGATGTGCGTAGAAGCTACGCTTACCTAAAAAAGATTAATGACGAACGTAAACTCGTTGAAGGATCGTCACAGCTTAAAGGTTCTTCAGTTGGCAGTTATGCTTTAAGAATTTTAAACAATCGTATTAATAGCACGCGTGCGGTTATTGGCGATCAAGCTAAAAGACATTTGACGGCAATTAAAGAAGAGTTGACGGATCTAAATGAGCAATCCAGCTTCATCCGCTACGAGATGATCAATGGTAAAAAAGAGACGATTAAAAAACGTCTTTCTGGAAAAGAGTTACCTAAGAGCAATGAAGAGACTCGCGACAGATCATTTTATGTTCAAAATGGCTACGAGTATTATCCGTTCCAAGGTGAATACTGGTTGGATGAAATCGGTAACTATCACTACTTAGGAAAGCAAAGTTGTGAATAATATGAAGTTGACTCATTCTATTGTTGGAACGCTTGTTGTAGCAGGCTTGCTGGGCGGGTCTGTCGCGATGGCTCAACAGACAGGATCTAACCAAAAAAAGGTGACTCTAGGTGATCTCCTTCGCCGTGCGAAAGAAGAAAGTCGTGGATCAAAGGTCAACCAAATTGAAAAAAAGGCTACTGCTGTACCTAACTCGAATTTAACATTCGAGAAAAGCCAATCGGCTGTCAATTTGAATGATATCAAGCCTCCTGAGACGTCGCGCATTTATAGCTATGAAAATGCAGACCAAGCTGCATATGAAAGAAC encodes the following:
- a CDS encoding outer membrane beta-barrel domain-containing protein; amino-acid sequence: MQNTYVKKTSAKYALAIILVNSLCWNVLAQEQNAEDMDVIGVESLYRNNPPPVQTAPAPVVSEPTTAKEQQELQAIQSNPEVQNSRVRSLTDLNQLSPFQDISVIQKKYLPKTERFQIYAAGGLTTNSPWFTNLGAKLNLGYHFSESWGLELSGMFLSNSENQSAKDLRTNNNLQPDKFVTTKYNMGLDLIWSPIYGKLTTLDNRIIPFDMYFSFGGGVSNTTSQEKTVPTYHIGTGQIFAISKSMAFRWDYSWNFYQATPVADATGTVAPSKTTYNDLIFTAGISFFFPEASYR